A stretch of Bacteroidota bacterium DNA encodes these proteins:
- the prmC gene encoding peptide chain release factor N(5)-glutamine methyltransferase, producing the protein MRVSSNIIADVLDFCKKELTDIYGTDEAASLTRILFEEYCGLNRTDLAFKKHECISESELLLVYDAVKLLKQHHPIQYIIGKSEFYGLNFFVNPAVLIPRPETEELVAQILKEKLVSNAVNPLRILDIGTGSGCIAITLKSTISNSTVTAIDISSDALKTAVENATQNNAAVNFERIDMLNTQLMADLGNFDIIVSNPPYVRESEKKQMQPNVTDHEPSVALFVSDDDPLIFYRAIFDFAASHLLSQGVLMVEINEYLGNETMALAELTGSLTAKLIKDLSGKDRFVHCIRTYPC; encoded by the coding sequence ATGAGAGTTTCGTCCAACATTATTGCAGATGTTCTTGATTTCTGTAAAAAGGAGTTGACAGATATTTATGGAACGGATGAAGCTGCAAGCCTTACGCGCATCCTTTTTGAAGAATATTGCGGGCTGAATCGCACCGATTTGGCATTCAAAAAACACGAGTGCATCAGTGAATCGGAGTTGCTGCTGGTGTATGATGCCGTGAAATTGCTGAAACAGCACCACCCAATTCAGTACATCATCGGGAAAAGTGAGTTTTATGGACTTAATTTTTTTGTGAATCCTGCAGTGTTGATTCCGCGTCCCGAAACGGAAGAACTCGTTGCGCAAATCCTGAAAGAAAAATTAGTTTCAAACGCAGTAAATCCCCTGCGTATACTTGATATAGGCACCGGCAGCGGATGCATTGCAATAACATTGAAATCGACAATCAGTAATTCCACTGTGACGGCTATTGACATTTCCTCTGATGCTCTGAAAACAGCCGTTGAAAATGCAACACAAAACAACGCTGCAGTTAACTTTGAACGGATTGATATGCTGAACACACAGCTCATGGCCGACTTAGGCAATTTTGATATCATCGTTTCCAATCCGCCTTACGTCCGTGAATCGGAAAAAAAACAGATGCAGCCCAACGTAACTGACCATGAGCCTTCTGTGGCACTTTTTGTTTCTGATGACGACCCGCTTATTTTTTACCGCGCTATTTTTGATTTTGCGGCATCACATCTGTTATCTCAAGGCGTACTTATGGTTGAAATCAATGAATATCTGGGAAATGAAACGATGGCACTTGCCGAACTTACGGGCAGCCTGACGGCCAAACTTATCAAAGACCTCAGCGGGAAAGACCGCTTTGTGCATTGTATTCGCACCTATCCATGCTGA
- a CDS encoding AAA family ATPase, whose translation MGSNEETDNKSAKNFKFKSLKVYASEEWMANSTKKYRMVFDRMETTYIWAEFQFFNKLFDEGAWEATVGLKAFQVFGTEKTELCKLESKRPVTIEDNIVSVHDGWGNAEAGRFWQRGEYLWEAYIDGEFVGSQRFFIEDAGQVTPEVNPYFDVESVKLFPGPFDLPAENTRRYVKKFKRDETPYIWIEFKWKNKIADGWNFEVFFNIYDDAHHLKASMNSYAYINPDSSGTLYTTAEGWGAQNPGSWQHDKYFLEIVFMDTLICTAPFEVGGEFEEGVPELGNLAAFISAPVTKEPEQIPETLEDLMKKLDELIGLSDIKKKIREHISYIDFLKLRKEKGLTEENEKLSLHSVFTGNPGTGKTTVVKLLGKIYNKMGLLSKGHVMEVDRADLIAQFIGQTAPKVKKAIDDARGGILFIDEAYSLAREGDDDKDFGKEAIEILLKEMSDGPGDIAIMVAGYPKEMEHFLESNPGMKSRFNYYFHFDDYTPDELLKIADLSAVSKHISFSAAASEYLFKLITEAYRNRDRTFGNARYAISVVDEGKMNLGMRLMNRTDVKDLAPEILSTIEFEDMDKIITLHQKRRPDLKVDEELLAAAMSDLKNLVGMDTIKQEVNDLVKLVRYYRETGKDILNRFSLHSVFTGNPGTGKTTMARIIARIYKALGLLERGHVVEADRERLVAGYVGQTAIKTKQLIDDAQGGVLFIDEAYALAEGGSNDFGREAIEILLKNMEDMRGELSVIVAGYPDNMHEFLESNPGLKSRFDKTFYFPDFSPAELFEIAVSILRSENLTADSETEAHLKNYFESLHASKDKYFGNARTIRNLAGQAIRNQQLRMAGISPELRTRAMMETLTIEDVKFVETVQQTGGRPIGFKK comes from the coding sequence ATGGGCTCAAACGAAGAAACCGATAATAAATCAGCCAAGAATTTCAAGTTCAAAAGTCTTAAGGTATATGCCTCCGAAGAATGGATGGCAAATTCCACAAAAAAATACCGTATGGTTTTCGACCGTATGGAAACAACCTACATCTGGGCAGAATTTCAGTTCTTCAATAAACTGTTCGATGAAGGTGCATGGGAGGCCACCGTAGGTCTCAAAGCCTTTCAGGTGTTTGGTACTGAAAAAACAGAGCTGTGCAAGTTAGAATCAAAAAGACCGGTAACTATTGAAGACAATATTGTTTCTGTTCACGACGGATGGGGAAATGCCGAAGCAGGTCGTTTCTGGCAACGCGGTGAATATCTCTGGGAAGCTTACATAGACGGCGAGTTTGTGGGCAGTCAACGATTTTTTATTGAAGATGCGGGTCAGGTAACACCTGAAGTCAATCCGTATTTTGATGTTGAATCTGTAAAACTGTTTCCCGGACCATTTGACCTTCCGGCCGAAAATACCAGACGCTATGTGAAAAAATTCAAGAGGGACGAAACGCCTTACATCTGGATTGAGTTCAAATGGAAAAATAAGATTGCCGATGGCTGGAATTTTGAAGTATTTTTCAACATCTATGATGACGCGCATCATCTGAAAGCTTCGATGAATTCTTACGCTTATATAAACCCCGACAGCAGCGGAACCCTCTATACAACCGCTGAGGGATGGGGCGCTCAGAATCCGGGCTCATGGCAGCATGATAAGTATTTTCTCGAAATTGTATTTATGGATACGCTCATTTGCACCGCGCCCTTCGAGGTCGGCGGCGAATTTGAAGAAGGCGTTCCGGAGCTGGGTAATCTGGCGGCATTTATCTCAGCACCGGTAACAAAAGAACCGGAACAAATACCCGAAACGCTCGAAGACCTGATGAAAAAGCTTGATGAACTCATCGGTCTTTCTGATATAAAAAAGAAAATAAGGGAGCACATCAGTTATATCGATTTCTTAAAACTCAGAAAGGAAAAAGGACTCACGGAAGAAAACGAGAAACTGTCGCTGCACAGTGTATTCACGGGTAATCCGGGAACAGGCAAAACAACCGTTGTGAAGCTTCTGGGAAAGATATATAATAAAATGGGGCTGCTCAGCAAAGGTCATGTAATGGAAGTTGACCGTGCCGATCTTATTGCACAGTTCATCGGACAAACGGCGCCCAAGGTCAAAAAAGCAATCGATGATGCGCGCGGTGGAATTTTATTTATTGATGAAGCTTATTCACTGGCACGCGAAGGCGACGATGATAAAGATTTCGGGAAAGAAGCCATTGAGATACTATTGAAAGAAATGTCGGACGGTCCGGGAGACATTGCCATCATGGTTGCAGGATATCCCAAAGAAATGGAGCATTTTCTGGAATCGAATCCCGGAATGAAGTCGCGCTTCAATTACTATTTTCATTTTGATGATTACACGCCCGATGAACTTCTGAAGATTGCTGACCTTTCGGCTGTATCAAAACATATCAGTTTCTCGGCCGCAGCATCGGAGTATTTATTTAAACTGATCACAGAAGCGTATCGTAACCGTGACCGCACCTTCGGCAACGCCCGTTATGCAATTTCTGTTGTTGACGAAGGAAAAATGAATCTCGGAATGCGGCTTATGAACAGGACAGATGTCAAAGACCTGGCTCCGGAAATTCTTTCTACGATTGAGTTTGAAGATATGGATAAAATAATTACGCTTCACCAAAAACGTCGTCCCGATCTTAAAGTCGATGAAGAACTTCTTGCGGCAGCCATGAGCGATTTGAAAAATCTGGTTGGCATGGATACCATCAAGCAAGAGGTGAATGACCTGGTAAAATTGGTGCGCTATTACCGCGAAACAGGGAAAGATATTCTGAACCGCTTTTCGCTGCATTCAGTCTTTACAGGAAATCCGGGAACAGGTAAAACAACAATGGCACGCATCATTGCGCGCATCTACAAAGCACTTGGGTTGCTTGAGCGCGGACATGTTGTTGAAGCCGACCGGGAGCGTCTGGTGGCAGGTTATGTAGGACAAACCGCCATTAAAACAAAACAGCTTATTGACGATGCCCAAGGCGGCGTGCTGTTTATTGATGAAGCTTACGCGCTGGCTGAAGGCGGCAGCAACGATTTTGGGAGAGAAGCCATTGAAATACTTCTGAAAAATATGGAAGACATGCGTGGAGAATTATCGGTAATCGTTGCAGGATACCCAGACAATATGCACGAATTTCTTGAATCCAACCCGGGATTAAAATCAAGATTCGATAAAACATTCTACTTCCCGGATTTCTCACCCGCCGAACTTTTTGAAATAGCGGTTTCCATTCTTCGCAGCGAGAATCTGACCGCCGATAGTGAAACAGAAGCACATCTCAAAAACTACTTTGAATCGCTTCACGCATCTAAAGATAAATACTTCGGTAATGCCAGGACAATAAGAAATCTCGCCGGTCAGGCTATACGTAACCAACAGTTACGAATGGCAGGTATAAGCCCTGAACTCCGCACTCGTGCCATGATGGAAACACTTACTATAGAAGATGTGAAATTTGTAGAAACAGTGCAGCAAACCGGCGGAAGGCCTATAGGATTCAAAAAATAA
- a CDS encoding histone H1-like repetitive region-containing protein, which translates to MVTKKAPVKKAVAKKAPAKKVVAKKAVAKKAVAKKVVAKKVVAKKVVAKKVVAKKVVAKKVVAKKVVAKKAAPAKKVVAKKAPAKKVVAKKK; encoded by the coding sequence ATGGTAACCAAAAAAGCTCCCGTTAAAAAAGCCGTGGCTAAAAAAGCCCCCGCAAAAAAAGTTGTTGCTAAAAAAGCAGTAGCAAAAAAAGCAGTAGCAAAAAAAGTTGTTGCTAAAAAAGTAGTAGCAAAAAAAGTTGTTGCTAAAAAAGTAGTAGCAAAAAAAGTTGTTGCTAAGAAAGTTGTTGCAAAAAAAGTAGTTGCTAAAAAAGCTGCTCCTGCAAAAAAAGTTGTTGCTAAGAAAGCTCCGGCCAAGAAAGTTGTTGCAAAGAAAAAATAA
- a CDS encoding PAS domain S-box protein, which produces MVAETKTNKRTPLIKHHQLLMMSVISISVLTGIIGITVFTLRFDFHNPAVGIPFMGIHILMGPALAYFLYKAVLHFRKRNEEKIEHAESRLEESEKNAEQANAIYKALFNAIPDISRITDKDNKVIAANTAYCKLMGVQEHEIIGKKVSVFKASNENEIVGLNRQIFETGRTQRHEVFIDKNDSLQYFDLVVAPVFNNQSRVIATAGIARDITSMKAANSSHLKNIRRFHLLTMAYQKLIEHATIAEVFGTVGDLIENLLWNPMMIISVHDLDQKIIKITDSRGFGTKTGLLKKLTGIEIKSTTFPLAVIDDDLVKSFTSPELNRLKNGLYDLACRQIDEHICETLEREFGVQHVYTIGFNNNEISYGNISLLLKSSLEVEDIKLIEAIIALASTVAFRNEKMDDLRNSEARNKDLITSSPVMGYSLNSSMQLTFCTEYFFNSMGYKPDEMLLKPIQNFLTEASGKYFEDYIYRKITQDGSCTGDELQWIKADSSIMTTLHNGIAYGRDVSNSSSTIEILTDITPRKKAEAALRISENKYRCLIQQAKVGIAEVSSLHRIIFANDELVNLLGYELSELINKDIFDLFRDDEKIWVERNFDRMQREVSQNLDVKVQLKNGSTAYFQISSTPVFSESGETRSIILYVSDVTDRELARQEIMQREEFFRALYEQSPLPYHAMDINGIIIDVNTAWLTTLGYTKNEVIGKPLTNFLYGFTTEQFAGIFKDIVAKGGAQNLERIVLHKSGAKRTVIVNAKVVLDKNGNFIQSHSILNDITDKKLAEEELARLHETLEEGIKQRTASLEEANKELDAFAYSVSHDLRSPIRHISGFLELMQLKKGTLDDKTKENYMQIIFESAHKMGTMVDDLLLFSKMSRTEMNKKNINMTGLFNTIYNELTEHLKARTIEFKIDNLPEVIADTSMIRLVVTNLLSNAIKYSRNVLEATITITSETDSDNKKYVYIIEDNGAGFDMNYYDKLFGVFQRLHSQSEFEGTGIGLANTKRIIQRHGGKIWAQSTPGLGARFSFSLPM; this is translated from the coding sequence ATGGTAGCTGAAACGAAAACAAATAAAAGAACGCCTTTAATAAAGCATCATCAATTATTGATGATGTCTGTTATTTCGATTTCTGTTTTGACCGGAATTATTGGAATAACTGTTTTCACATTACGATTTGATTTTCATAACCCCGCTGTGGGGATACCGTTTATGGGTATTCACATTCTGATGGGGCCGGCACTTGCATATTTTCTTTATAAAGCAGTCCTTCATTTCAGAAAAAGAAATGAGGAAAAAATAGAGCATGCGGAAAGCAGGCTCGAAGAATCTGAAAAAAATGCCGAGCAGGCAAACGCCATCTATAAAGCGCTGTTCAATGCCATTCCAGATATTAGTCGTATTACCGATAAAGACAATAAGGTTATTGCCGCCAATACTGCTTATTGTAAATTAATGGGGGTGCAGGAACATGAAATAATTGGCAAAAAAGTAAGCGTTTTCAAAGCATCAAATGAAAATGAAATCGTTGGTTTGAACCGTCAAATTTTTGAAACAGGTAGAACACAACGGCACGAAGTTTTTATTGACAAGAACGATAGCCTGCAATATTTCGATTTAGTGGTAGCCCCCGTATTCAACAATCAATCGAGGGTTATAGCAACAGCCGGAATAGCACGGGATATTACCAGTATGAAAGCGGCAAATTCAAGTCATCTGAAAAATATACGTCGCTTTCATTTGCTTACCATGGCTTATCAAAAATTAATTGAGCATGCTACCATTGCAGAAGTATTTGGTACCGTAGGAGACCTTATAGAAAATTTGCTTTGGAATCCTATGATGATTATTTCCGTGCATGACCTTGACCAAAAAATCATCAAAATTACCGATTCAAGAGGCTTTGGGACAAAAACCGGCTTGCTGAAAAAACTCACGGGTATTGAAATTAAATCTACGACATTTCCACTTGCCGTGATAGACGATGATCTGGTAAAATCGTTTACTTCTCCGGAACTTAATCGGCTTAAGAATGGTTTGTATGACCTGGCCTGCCGGCAAATTGATGAACATATTTGTGAGACGCTTGAACGTGAATTCGGGGTACAGCATGTTTATACTATTGGCTTTAATAATAATGAGATTTCTTATGGCAATATCAGTCTGTTGCTGAAGTCTTCACTTGAGGTTGAAGATATAAAACTTATTGAAGCCATCATTGCACTTGCGTCGACAGTGGCTTTTCGTAATGAAAAAATGGACGACCTGAGGAACAGCGAAGCCCGGAATAAAGACCTTATTACTTCAAGCCCGGTAATGGGATATTCACTGAACAGCTCAATGCAGCTGACATTTTGCACTGAATACTTTTTTAATTCAATGGGCTATAAACCCGACGAAATGCTTCTGAAGCCGATTCAAAATTTTCTCACAGAGGCTTCGGGAAAATATTTTGAAGATTACATTTACAGGAAAATTACTCAGGATGGAAGTTGCACCGGCGATGAGTTGCAATGGATCAAAGCAGACAGCAGCATCATGACAACCCTACATAATGGTATTGCCTATGGACGTGACGTTTCAAACTCCAGCTCAACCATAGAGATACTCACTGATATTACGCCACGCAAAAAAGCAGAAGCGGCATTGCGGATTTCGGAAAATAAATACCGCTGTCTGATTCAACAGGCCAAGGTGGGAATTGCCGAAGTAAGTTCACTTCACCGAATCATTTTTGCCAATGATGAGTTGGTAAATTTGTTGGGGTACGAGCTGTCGGAGCTCATTAATAAAGACATCTTTGATTTATTTCGTGATGATGAAAAAATATGGGTGGAGCGAAATTTTGACAGGATGCAACGCGAAGTATCGCAAAATCTGGATGTAAAAGTGCAACTCAAAAATGGCAGTACTGCATATTTTCAAATTTCATCCACTCCGGTATTCAGTGAATCGGGCGAAACGCGTTCTATTATATTATATGTATCCGATGTAACCGATCGCGAACTGGCCCGTCAGGAAATTATGCAACGGGAAGAATTCTTCCGGGCTCTTTATGAACAATCGCCCCTGCCCTATCACGCCATGGATATTAATGGTATTATTATCGATGTAAATACAGCATGGCTTACTACTTTAGGTTATACCAAAAATGAAGTTATTGGAAAGCCATTGACTAATTTTCTTTACGGATTTACTACGGAACAATTTGCCGGAATTTTCAAAGATATTGTAGCAAAAGGCGGCGCCCAAAACCTGGAACGAATAGTTTTGCATAAATCAGGAGCAAAGCGAACCGTTATTGTAAATGCAAAAGTAGTGCTCGATAAAAATGGCAATTTTATTCAGTCGCATAGTATTTTGAATGATATCACCGACAAGAAATTGGCAGAAGAAGAACTGGCACGCCTTCATGAAACGCTGGAGGAAGGAATCAAACAGCGCACGGCAAGCCTCGAAGAAGCAAATAAAGAACTTGATGCGTTCGCTTACTCGGTTTCGCACGATTTGCGCTCGCCCATCCGGCACATCAGCGGCTTTCTTGAATTGATGCAGTTGAAAAAGGGAACATTGGACGATAAAACCAAAGAAAATTATATGCAAATCATTTTTGAATCGGCACACAAAATGGGAACCATGGTGGACGACCTGCTGCTGTTTTCTAAAATGTCACGAACCGAAATGAATAAGAAAAATATTAACATGACCGGACTGTTCAATACAATATACAATGAACTTACCGAGCATTTGAAGGCAAGAACAATAGAATTTAAAATTGATAATCTCCCCGAAGTCATTGCCGATACTTCAATGATACGGCTCGTTGTTACCAACCTGCTTTCTAATGCCATAAAATATAGTAGAAATGTTCTGGAGGCCACCATTACCATTACTTCCGAAACCGACTCCGACAACAAGAAATATGTGTACATTATTGAAGATAACGGCGCCGGCTTTGATATGAACTATTATGATAAACTTTTTGGCGTTTTCCAGCGCTTACATTCCCAGTCAGAATTTGAAGGAACCGGTATAGGACTTGCAAATACCAAGAGAATTATACAGCGCCATGGAGGCAAAATATGGGCGCAAAGCACACCGGGTTTAGGTGCCCGTTTTTCATTCAGTCTTCCGATGTAA
- a CDS encoding response regulator — translation MNKKSILIVDDNRLDADLIQLAIDECGMNVKSTFIEDSPDVMHYLHAIEPGSGTLPSLILLDLKMPKMDGMELLTLLKSDETSSRIPVVILSSSEQPCDIECTIKSSANAYIVKPFDYSELCNVLKQTLQFWLNVNTGSFELEQI, via the coding sequence ATGAACAAAAAATCAATTCTTATCGTAGACGACAACCGCCTCGATGCCGACCTCATTCAGTTGGCAATCGATGAATGCGGCATGAATGTAAAGTCAACATTCATTGAAGACAGTCCGGATGTTATGCACTACCTGCATGCCATTGAACCGGGCTCCGGGACGCTTCCGAGCCTTATTCTTCTCGACCTCAAAATGCCAAAAATGGATGGCATGGAATTATTGACTTTGCTTAAGTCAGATGAAACCAGCTCACGAATTCCCGTCGTTATACTATCATCGTCTGAACAACCCTGCGATATTGAATGTACTATAAAATCATCGGCAAATGCCTACATTGTAAAACCATTTGATTACAGCGAATTGTGCAATGTTTTAAAACAGACATTGCAGTTTTGGCTAAATGTAAATACGGGCTCTTTTGAATTAGAACAAATCTAA
- a CDS encoding PAS domain S-box protein: MEKPIKILHLEDDKLDIELVKALLIGENLLFDMKVVESKQDYTAALKYELPDVILSDFSLPSFDGFKALEIASVKAPDVPFIFVSGVMGEDAAIESMTRGATDYVLKTKMQRLVPAIKRALEERKDKLIAEQSKAALIKSEKKYRLIAENSLDLICLHEIDGRYTYVSAAAKKLLGYNPEELIDSTPYKYIHPEDSDMVRISSHLKAVTGQTGNRVEYRIKHKDGHYVWVETLAQPITDSDNNVVEVQSVSRDITERKNEKEILEKINFQLEEKIKERNKHLMKYFNELETIQATFTNDYNKPLQYIQEAVNTLKTSITEITPAQCTHQLNHLSDMVNLMKNNIEQLRLLKDLCSRDLDLADINITEIANKLAEKISKNFKDKEFRFKVDAKMKAYGDKELVTMALENLISNAARFTTRKEKAKIYIGTEEYQGRPMFFIKDNGIGFDMVDAQNVFKPFRHYKPGAKSSGAGLAIVSRIINIHGGTIVTDSMPGKGAAFYFTFAEKE; this comes from the coding sequence ATGGAAAAACCAATAAAAATACTGCACCTCGAAGACGATAAACTGGATATTGAACTCGTAAAAGCACTCCTGATAGGCGAAAACCTGCTCTTTGATATGAAAGTAGTCGAGTCCAAACAGGATTATACCGCTGCCCTGAAATATGAGCTACCCGATGTAATTCTTTCCGATTTCTCACTACCATCATTCGACGGATTCAAAGCATTGGAAATCGCCTCAGTTAAAGCGCCTGATGTTCCCTTTATTTTCGTTTCGGGCGTTATGGGCGAAGATGCTGCTATAGAAAGCATGACCCGGGGCGCTACCGATTATGTACTGAAAACAAAAATGCAACGGCTCGTTCCGGCAATAAAGCGTGCGCTGGAAGAACGCAAAGACAAACTGATTGCCGAGCAAAGCAAAGCCGCACTTATCAAGAGCGAAAAGAAATACAGGCTTATTGCAGAAAATTCGCTTGACCTGATTTGTCTGCATGAAATTGATGGCCGATACACGTATGTTTCGGCTGCTGCCAAAAAATTACTTGGTTATAATCCCGAAGAGCTTATTGACTCCACACCTTATAAGTATATTCATCCCGAAGACAGCGACATGGTGCGCATCAGCTCCCATCTTAAAGCCGTAACCGGTCAAACAGGCAATCGCGTTGAATACCGCATCAAACACAAAGACGGTCACTACGTGTGGGTGGAGACCCTCGCACAACCAATTACCGACAGCGATAACAATGTTGTGGAAGTGCAGAGCGTTTCCCGCGATATTACCGAGCGAAAAAATGAAAAAGAAATTCTTGAGAAAATAAACTTCCAGCTTGAAGAAAAAATAAAAGAACGCAATAAGCACCTGATGAAGTATTTCAATGAACTTGAAACCATACAGGCAACGTTTACCAACGATTACAATAAGCCACTTCAATATATTCAGGAAGCGGTGAATACGCTTAAAACGTCTATTACGGAAATTACGCCGGCACAATGCACCCATCAGCTTAACCATCTTTCGGATATGGTGAACCTGATGAAAAATAACATCGAGCAGCTTCGCTTGCTCAAAGACCTGTGCAGCCGCGACCTTGACCTCGCTGATATCAACATTACGGAAATAGCCAATAAACTCGCCGAAAAAATTTCGAAAAACTTTAAGGATAAAGAATTTCGTTTCAAAGTCGATGCAAAAATGAAAGCATACGGCGATAAGGAACTGGTAACGATGGCGCTTGAAAATCTTATTTCAAATGCCGCCCGCTTTACCACGCGAAAAGAAAAAGCAAAAATTTACATTGGCACCGAAGAATATCAGGGGCGCCCCATGTTTTTTATCAAAGATAACGGCATTGGTTTCGACATGGTAGACGCTCAAAATGTTTTCAAACCATTCCGGCATTACAAACCGGGAGCCAAATCGTCAGGTGCCGGACTTGCCATCGTAAGCCGCATTATCAACATTCATGGCGGTACCATTGTAACCGACTCTATGCCCGGAAAAGGCGCGGCGTTCTATTTTACGTTTGCCGAAAAAGAATAA
- the rimO gene encoding 30S ribosomal protein S12 methylthiotransferase RimO: MRAAKIKNVNVVTLGCSKNLVDSEWLMGKLNASGIAVVHDSDLLTDMAIINTCGFVSDAKQESVDTILRFAEAKKNNKIKKLFVMGCLSQRYRDELKNEIPEVDGWYGVADTDALLKSIGVSADSTPGGELLRMLTTPSHYAYLKIAEGCDRSCSFCAIPLIRGKNISRPQEEILDEARMLASRGVKELFVVAQDTTWYGLDIYKKRMLGSLLDALSQINGIEWIRLHYTFPAGFPDDVLEAINSHQNICKYIDIPLQHISDRILTSMKRVLGGKETRELVEHIRKVIPGVALRTTLITGYPGETEKEHKELLKFIEESRFERLGVFAYSAEEGTAAYELNDNISPAIKNRRLGEIMELQQSISEKNNAVFVGKTLKVVIDGAEGDYYIGRTEFDSPEIDNEVLILKKNKVLLPGTFYDVTITGNDVHDLFGKVN, from the coding sequence ATGCGTGCTGCAAAAATCAAAAATGTAAATGTTGTTACATTGGGTTGTTCTAAAAACCTGGTTGACTCCGAATGGCTGATGGGAAAGTTGAATGCATCGGGTATTGCCGTGGTTCATGATTCCGATTTACTGACCGACATGGCCATTATCAATACCTGCGGTTTTGTTAGCGATGCCAAACAGGAATCTGTCGATACCATATTGCGTTTTGCGGAAGCGAAGAAAAATAATAAAATCAAGAAACTGTTCGTGATGGGCTGTCTTTCTCAGCGCTATCGCGATGAACTGAAAAATGAAATACCTGAAGTAGACGGCTGGTATGGCGTTGCCGATACCGATGCCTTGCTTAAATCTATAGGTGTTTCTGCCGATTCAACACCCGGCGGTGAATTATTGCGTATGCTTACAACGCCTTCGCATTATGCGTATCTTAAAATTGCCGAAGGCTGCGACCGCAGTTGTTCGTTCTGCGCTATTCCGCTGATACGCGGAAAAAATATTTCGCGTCCGCAGGAAGAAATTCTTGACGAAGCCCGCATGCTTGCCTCGCGTGGTGTTAAGGAATTGTTCGTAGTGGCGCAGGATACCACCTGGTACGGTCTCGATATCTATAAAAAACGAATGCTCGGCTCATTGCTCGATGCGCTTTCGCAGATTAACGGGATTGAATGGATACGACTGCATTATACGTTTCCGGCAGGATTTCCCGATGATGTTCTGGAAGCTATCAACAGCCATCAGAATATTTGCAAGTACATCGACATTCCTTTACAACACATCAGCGACCGTATTTTGACGTCGATGAAGCGGGTATTGGGCGGCAAGGAAACACGCGAGCTGGTAGAACACATACGAAAAGTGATTCCGGGTGTGGCGTTGCGGACCACGTTAATTACAGGTTATCCCGGTGAAACGGAAAAGGAGCATAAGGAATTGCTTAAATTTATTGAAGAATCACGTTTCGAAAGACTGGGTGTGTTTGCATACTCAGCTGAAGAGGGAACGGCCGCGTACGAACTGAACGATAATATTTCCCCTGCCATAAAAAATCGTCGCCTTGGCGAAATCATGGAATTGCAGCAATCCATTTCGGAAAAAAACAATGCGGTCTTTGTCGGAAAAACGTTGAAGGTGGTTATTGACGGCGCCGAAGGCGATTATTATATTGGCCGTACCGAATTCGACTCACCCGAAATTGATAACGAAGTGCTTATTCTCAAAAAGAACAAGGTTCTTTTACCGGGCACATTTTATGATGTCACGATTACAGGCAACGATGTTCATGACCTGTTTGGAAAGGTAAACTGA